A section of the Choristoneura fumiferana chromosome 5, NRCan_CFum_1, whole genome shotgun sequence genome encodes:
- the LOC141428120 gene encoding mpv17-like protein — MTVYSKLKVAFKKYPLLRGMASYSVIWPLSSLIQQSFEGKNIQTYDWWRCGRYGLYGSCYVAPTLYTWLTVASIMWPGNTIRAGMIKTFVETITYTPFAMCSFYFGMSILEMKPLNEAMAEVKSKFLPTYKVGASVWPAIAMINFCLIPARNRVPFISMCSLVWTCFLAYMKHLEKEKVPQALAPTKLLKISI, encoded by the exons ATGACCGTGTACAGCAAGTTAAAAGTGGCCTTCAAAAAATATCCTCTTTTACGAGGTATGGCATCTTACAGCGTTATCTGGCCACTATCCAGCCTCATTCAGCAGTCATTTGAAGGCAAAAATATAC AAACATATGACTGGTGGAGATGTGGCCGTTATGGCCTCTATGGGTCTTGTTATGTGGCCCCAACTCTGTATACATGGCTGACAGTTGCTAGCATAATGTGGCCTGGAAATACAATAAGAGCTGGCATGATTAAG ACATTTGTTGAGACTATTACATACACACCATTTGCAATGTGCAGCTTTTACTTTGGTATGAGTATTTTGGAGATGAAACCTCTGAATGAAGCTATGGCAGAAGTGAAATCTAAGTTTTTACCTACATATAAG GTTGGTGCATCTGTTTGGCCGGCTATTGCCATGATAAACTTCTGCCTAATCCCAGCTCGGAACAGGGTGCCATTTATCAGTATGTGCAGCCTAGTATGGACCTGTTTCTTGGCTTACATGAAGCATTTGGAAAAAGAAAAAGTTCCACAAGCTCTTGCACCCACAAAACTTCTCAAAATTAGTATATGA